Proteins encoded in a region of the Melioribacteraceae bacterium genome:
- the mutL gene encoding DNA mismatch repair endonuclease MutL, whose protein sequence is MNRKIKILPENLANKIAAGEVVNRPESVVKELMENSIDAGSSAIEVIVKNAGKNLIQVVDDGPGMNEEDAILCIERHATSKISSVEDLQAIKTLGFRGEALASIAAVSIFELKSRTHSDELGVSIRVSEESGIVKEKDSMPVGTSVTVKNLFYNVPARRNFLKSNSTELKHIVEIFKRIALSHPDISFRLFNDDDIIFDLPAGDYKERLKSVFGENIVDLILEVNEITDYLSLTGFITKPAYLRRSKGEQYLFLNNRYVQSRIINHSVFSAYENLMEKGDYPFFILFLSIDHKKVDVNVHPSKLEIKFEDEKQVYSFVNAVIKKTIGSYDLVPTVSFDSTTDVNGSLSFSSPESRIRSDFSDRPVTEKPSRDRSIFSESEIDQLFENLNREIKTAAPSGSVEHPFGNNSQKEIYHQSDTLVSDDSPFIVLLHNKYILSQIKSGLMIIDFHVAHERILYEKALQSFEANIPFSQHLLFPQSIKVDPADYQLTKELEPYLTNLGFSVKFKSKNIIEIIGIPSDIKTEHESDTMLEILHEYRKNQQEKQLEVRDNLAKSFSCKAAVKAGDRISEKEMRILVDKLFATSMPYVCPHGRPIVIKIPIQEFDKRFGRTS, encoded by the coding sequence TTGAACAGAAAAATCAAAATACTTCCTGAAAATCTGGCCAATAAAATTGCCGCCGGCGAGGTTGTTAATAGACCTGAGTCGGTTGTAAAAGAATTGATGGAGAACTCAATTGATGCCGGTTCTTCTGCAATCGAAGTGATCGTAAAAAACGCCGGTAAAAACCTGATACAGGTTGTTGACGACGGCCCCGGTATGAACGAAGAGGATGCAATCCTCTGCATTGAACGGCACGCTACAAGCAAGATCAGTTCGGTTGAGGACCTTCAGGCTATTAAAACACTCGGATTCCGCGGTGAGGCGCTTGCTTCAATTGCCGCTGTCTCCATATTCGAACTTAAATCAAGAACTCATTCAGATGAACTTGGTGTCTCTATCAGGGTTAGTGAGGAATCGGGAATTGTTAAAGAAAAAGATTCTATGCCGGTAGGCACCTCTGTAACCGTTAAAAATCTATTTTATAATGTTCCTGCCAGAAGAAATTTTCTTAAAAGTAATTCTACAGAATTGAAACATATTGTCGAGATTTTTAAGAGGATTGCACTAAGTCATCCTGATATTTCATTCCGACTTTTTAACGATGATGATATTATATTCGACCTTCCCGCCGGAGATTATAAAGAAAGACTGAAATCAGTATTCGGTGAAAATATTGTCGACTTAATACTTGAAGTAAATGAAATTACAGATTACTTAAGTCTCACCGGATTTATCACTAAACCGGCTTACCTGAGAAGAAGTAAAGGAGAACAGTATCTTTTCTTAAACAACCGTTATGTCCAGAGCAGGATAATTAATCATTCCGTCTTTTCAGCCTATGAGAACCTGATGGAGAAAGGTGATTATCCATTCTTTATTCTATTCCTTTCAATCGATCATAAAAAAGTTGATGTGAATGTTCATCCTTCAAAACTTGAGATTAAATTTGAGGATGAAAAACAAGTCTATTCGTTTGTTAATGCCGTTATTAAGAAAACTATTGGAAGCTACGACCTTGTACCGACTGTTTCATTCGATAGTACTACAGATGTGAATGGATCACTCAGTTTCTCTTCTCCGGAGAGCAGAATAAGAAGTGATTTTTCCGACCGTCCTGTAACAGAAAAACCCTCCCGCGACCGTTCGATTTTTTCCGAAAGTGAAATAGACCAGCTCTTCGAAAACCTGAACCGGGAAATAAAAACTGCAGCTCCGTCGGGTTCGGTGGAACATCCTTTCGGTAATAATTCTCAGAAAGAGATCTATCATCAATCCGATACCCTGGTCTCCGATGATTCTCCGTTTATTGTACTTCTTCATAATAAATATATCCTCTCGCAGATTAAAAGCGGACTGATGATAATCGATTTCCATGTAGCTCACGAGCGGATCCTATACGAAAAGGCGCTTCAATCTTTCGAAGCCAATATCCCTTTTTCACAACATCTGTTATTTCCTCAGAGCATCAAAGTCGATCCGGCCGATTATCAATTGACGAAAGAACTTGAACCTTATTTAACGAATCTCGGTTTTTCAGTTAAGTTTAAGTCCAAAAATATTATCGAAATTATCGGTATTCCTTCTGATATAAAGACTGAACATGAATCTGATACGATGTTAGAGATCCTGCATGAATACAGAAAAAATCAGCAGGAAAAACAGCTCGAGGTGCGCGATAACCTTGCCAAATCTTTCTCTTGCAAAGCTGCTGTAAAGGCTGGCGACCGGATCAGTGAAAAGGAGATGCGTATCCTGGTCGATAAGCTCTTTGCCACCTCTATGCCGTATGTTTGTCCGCACGGAAGGCCGATTGTAATAAAAATTCCGATCCAGGAATTTGATAAAAGATTTGGACGAACTTCCTGA
- a CDS encoding dihydrofolate reductase, with protein MEIIIIAAVSKNNVIGHSGKIPWHIKEELIHFKNSTAGFPIVMGRKTFESLKKPLENRLNIVLSRNPGFSFSHPNVVICNSVSEALDFCIRKNENKVFVIGGEEIFHQTINLACKMIISEVDITAEGDRFFPEIIMSGWEIESVEERNGFRIKNYKRIVE; from the coding sequence TTGGAAATAATAATTATCGCTGCCGTCTCGAAGAATAATGTGATCGGTCATTCCGGAAAAATCCCCTGGCATATTAAAGAAGAATTAATTCATTTCAAAAATTCTACCGCCGGTTTCCCAATTGTGATGGGTAGAAAAACTTTCGAATCCCTCAAAAAACCTCTTGAAAACCGGCTTAACATTGTCCTGAGCCGAAATCCCGGCTTTTCATTTTCTCACCCAAACGTTGTAATTTGCAACTCGGTTTCAGAGGCTCTGGATTTTTGCATCAGGAAAAATGAGAACAAAGTTTTCGTAATCGGCGGGGAGGAAATTTTCCATCAAACGATTAATCTGGCTTGTAAGATGATTATTTCCGAGGTGGATATTACAGCCGAAGGAGACCGGTTTTTCCCGGAAATTATTATGTCCGGTTGGGAAATTGAATCTGTTGAAGAACGGAATGGATTCAGAATTAAAAATTATAAAAGAATAGTTGAATAA
- a CDS encoding PEGA domain-containing protein — protein MRIVKPLVFVLSLICLTGCREDIVEFSENLNTGKLYINSIPRGAEIFLDNNRVGKTTPDSLLFMQPGHYSVKLRLTGYAEINQNVTIVAGQKRFLNVVFRN, from the coding sequence ATGAGAATTGTGAAACCGCTTGTTTTTGTTTTGTCCCTTATATGCCTTACGGGTTGCAGAGAGGACATCGTCGAATTCTCCGAAAATCTGAATACCGGTAAACTCTATATCAATTCCATTCCGCGCGGGGCGGAAATATTTCTTGATAATAACCGTGTTGGTAAAACTACTCCCGATAGTCTTCTATTCATGCAGCCGGGACATTATTCTGTAAAACTCCGGCTGACCGGCTATGCGGAAATAAATCAAAATGTTACTATTGTTGCGGGTCAGAAAAGATTTCTTAATGTTGTCTTTCGAAATTAG
- the thyX gene encoding FAD-dependent thymidylate synthase, producing the protein MEEKFELLEKIKVPALDEILGRKFPVLDDGFIRVVDYMGSDESIVQAARVSYGKGTKKVSEDRGLIRYLMRHHHTTPFEMCEIKLHLRVPMDTWRQWIRHRTANVNEYSTRYSIAIDASQKTPESQWRMQAKDNKQGSEGFFPGEIGSKLSERENELQNFAREIYQERLSLGVAREQARKDLPLSTYTEAYWKIDLQNLLHFLALRMESHAQFEIRSFANVIGNEIVNRWCPVAWEAFKDYRMNALSFSKQEIEVLGRIYAGDNENAVKLADQFGWLKIIDNRFSKNIERMEFEEKLDRLGIKKPWE; encoded by the coding sequence ATGGAAGAAAAATTCGAACTTCTTGAAAAAATAAAAGTACCTGCTCTTGATGAGATCCTCGGCAGGAAATTTCCTGTACTCGACGACGGTTTTATCAGGGTTGTCGATTATATGGGAAGCGACGAATCGATTGTTCAGGCAGCCAGAGTTTCATACGGCAAAGGGACCAAGAAAGTTTCCGAAGACCGCGGACTCATTCGTTACCTGATGAGACATCATCATACAACACCTTTCGAAATGTGCGAGATTAAACTTCACCTCCGTGTTCCTATGGATACATGGCGCCAGTGGATTAGACATAGAACTGCGAATGTTAATGAATACTCCACCCGTTATTCAATTGCTATCGATGCTTCTCAGAAAACCCCCGAATCCCAGTGGCGTATGCAGGCTAAAGATAACAAACAGGGAAGCGAAGGATTTTTCCCGGGAGAAATCGGTTCTAAACTTTCCGAAAGGGAGAACGAGCTTCAGAATTTTGCGCGCGAAATCTACCAGGAAAGACTTTCTCTCGGCGTTGCACGCGAACAGGCTAGAAAAGACCTTCCGCTCTCAACGTATACAGAGGCATACTGGAAAATCGATCTTCAGAATCTGCTCCATTTCCTTGCACTCCGGATGGAATCGCACGCTCAGTTTGAAATCCGTTCTTTTGCAAACGTAATAGGCAATGAGATCGTTAACAGATGGTGCCCGGTTGCGTGGGAAGCATTTAAGGATTATAGAATGAACGCTCTTAGTTTCTCGAAACAGGAGATTGAAGTTCTCGGTAGAATTTATGCCGGTGATAATGAAAATGCGGTGAAACTTGCCGATCAGTTCGGCTGGCTGAAAATAATTGATAACAGATTTTCTAAGAATATTGAAAGAATGGAGTTCGAGGAGAAACTCGACCGGCTCGGAATTAAAAAACCGTGGGAATAA
- a CDS encoding HIT domain-containing protein — translation MEKLWSPWRSNYIDSFKEEKSGECIFCLADKQDLSLDSCLKVLDLKYSYVILNLYPYNSGHLMIVPRRHLSEFDQLTGNELSEMMTAVKLSMKALNHVMKPQGFNIGANLGKAAGAGIDDHLHFHIVPRWNGDINFMPALGEVKIISQDLLQTKKNLVEAFKNLI, via the coding sequence ATGGAAAAATTATGGTCACCCTGGCGTTCGAATTACATCGATTCGTTTAAAGAGGAAAAATCGGGTGAGTGTATTTTCTGCCTCGCCGATAAACAGGACTTATCACTCGACTCCTGTCTTAAAGTACTCGATCTTAAATACTCTTATGTTATTCTAAATCTTTATCCCTACAACAGCGGACATCTAATGATTGTACCGCGCAGGCATTTATCGGAGTTTGATCAGCTGACCGGAAATGAACTCTCTGAAATGATGACCGCAGTAAAACTTTCCATGAAAGCCCTCAACCACGTAATGAAACCGCAGGGATTCAATATCGGCGCAAACCTGGGTAAAGCTGCAGGGGCAGGAATTGACGACCATCTTCACTTTCATATCGTTCCCCGGTGGAACGGCGATATAAACTTTATGCCCGCTTTAGGCGAGGTTAAAATTATCTCTCAGGACCTTCTTCAGACTAAAAAAAATCTGGTTGAGGCATTCAAAAATCTGATCTGA